In a genomic window of Flavobacterium crassostreae:
- a CDS encoding TonB-dependent receptor, with amino-acid sequence MYFNKISGIILAFLFSIPCFSQEKYTLSGVISDKKSNETLIGVNVYIPELNSSVTTNEYGFYSITLPEGNYTVLASYIGYTTLSEPIALTQSKKHNFSLQLSGEMLDEVVITDNRKSTNIRAAEMSMNKLSIASIQKMPVVLGEVDVIKSLLLLPGVTSAGERSSGFNVRGGGADQNLILLDEATIFNSSHVFGFFSVFNPDAIKDLRLYKGGIPANFGGRASSVLDIYQKDGNSNSFHANGGIGLISSRLLLEGPLVKNKGSFLIGGRSSYAHLFLKLSEKLKNSTAYFYDLNAKMSYKLNPDNNLYFSGYFGRDVFSISDSFTNKYGNTTLNLRWNHLFSDKLFSNFSLIYSDYYYGLNLNFIGFKWDSGIKNYNLKYDFKSYISDNFKLKYGLNAIYYSFNPGRISPIDSNSAINPDQLDKKYAFEPALYVSAEQELSKKWNLTYGLRYSMFYRLGASTINYYTNNQAVVFDTEQQIYEKATPTSSRFYGKNKVIKSYNNLEPRAAVAYQLNNNTSLKASYNRMAQYLQLISNTSSPTPLDIWMPSDNYIQPQIADQVAFGYFKNFKDNMYSLEVETYYKKIKNRLDYIDGADLIANDAIEQVILNGKMRSYGLELMLRKNEGRWNGWVSYTLSKSEQQTPGRTAEELGINNGQWYRSAYDKTHNLAVTATYERSKKWAFGANFTLQTGQPVTYPTGQYNYLDVVVPNYGLRNSNRLPTYHHLDLSATLTPKSNSNRNWKGEWVFSVYNIYNRKNAAAINFSQNADTGTNEAIKTSIFGVVPAVSYNFKF; translated from the coding sequence ATGTATTTTAATAAAATTAGCGGCATTATCCTTGCCTTTTTATTTAGTATTCCCTGCTTTTCGCAAGAAAAATACACGCTAAGTGGCGTTATTTCGGATAAAAAAAGCAATGAAACCCTTATAGGTGTAAATGTGTACATTCCGGAGTTAAACTCTAGTGTTACCACCAATGAGTATGGCTTTTATTCTATCACCTTACCCGAAGGAAACTACACCGTACTGGCTAGTTACATTGGTTACACTACCCTATCCGAACCTATAGCACTCACGCAAAGCAAAAAACATAATTTTAGTTTACAATTAAGTGGCGAGATGCTCGATGAGGTAGTCATCACAGACAACCGCAAAAGCACCAACATACGTGCGGCAGAAATGAGTATGAATAAACTCTCTATTGCGTCTATCCAAAAAATGCCTGTAGTATTAGGCGAAGTAGATGTTATAAAATCGTTGTTGCTGCTACCCGGAGTTACTAGTGCTGGAGAAAGATCCTCTGGTTTTAATGTGCGAGGCGGTGGTGCAGATCAAAATTTAATTTTGTTGGACGAAGCAACTATTTTTAATTCGTCGCATGTTTTTGGCTTCTTTTCGGTTTTTAATCCGGATGCAATTAAGGATTTAAGATTGTACAAAGGAGGTATTCCTGCTAATTTTGGCGGAAGAGCATCGTCTGTTTTGGATATTTATCAAAAAGACGGAAACAGCAACTCTTTTCATGCCAATGGAGGGATTGGTTTGATCTCCAGCAGGCTTTTATTAGAAGGTCCTTTGGTTAAAAATAAAGGTTCTTTTTTGATTGGAGGACGCAGTTCTTACGCACATTTGTTTCTAAAACTATCTGAGAAATTAAAAAATAGTACCGCATATTTTTATGACTTAAACGCCAAGATGAGCTACAAATTAAACCCAGATAATAATTTATATTTTTCGGGTTATTTTGGTCGAGATGTTTTTTCTATTAGCGATAGTTTTACGAATAAATACGGCAACACTACTCTAAATTTACGCTGGAATCATTTGTTTTCGGACAAATTATTTTCTAATTTTTCATTAATTTATAGTGATTACTATTATGGATTGAATTTAAATTTTATTGGTTTCAAATGGGATTCTGGCATCAAAAATTACAACCTTAAATATGATTTTAAAAGTTATATTTCGGATAATTTTAAATTAAAATACGGCCTAAATGCTATTTATTATTCTTTTAACCCCGGAAGAATTAGCCCTATTGACTCTAACTCTGCCATTAATCCAGACCAATTAGATAAAAAATATGCTTTTGAACCTGCTTTGTATGTTAGTGCAGAACAAGAACTATCCAAAAAATGGAACCTAACGTATGGATTGCGCTACAGTATGTTTTATAGATTAGGAGCTTCTACCATCAATTATTACACCAATAATCAAGCTGTGGTATTTGATACTGAACAACAAATTTATGAAAAAGCAACTCCTACAAGCTCGCGGTTTTATGGCAAAAACAAAGTAATCAAGAGCTACAACAATTTAGAGCCAAGGGCAGCGGTAGCCTATCAGCTAAATAACAACACGTCCTTGAAGGCTAGTTACAACCGCATGGCGCAGTACTTACAGTTGATATCCAACACCTCCTCTCCTACTCCTTTGGATATATGGATGCCGAGTGACAATTACATCCAGCCACAAATTGCAGATCAAGTGGCCTTTGGGTATTTTAAAAACTTTAAAGACAACATGTATTCTTTGGAGGTAGAAACCTATTACAAAAAAATAAAAAACAGATTGGACTATATTGATGGCGCAGATTTGATTGCAAATGATGCTATTGAACAAGTGATTTTGAACGGAAAAATGCGCTCATACGGATTGGAGCTTATGCTTCGAAAAAATGAAGGAAGATGGAATGGTTGGGTTTCGTATACCTTATCTAAGTCTGAGCAACAAACCCCAGGAAGAACTGCTGAGGAATTAGGTATTAACAACGGCCAATGGTACCGATCTGCTTATGACAAAACCCACAATCTTGCGGTAACAGCAACCTACGAAAGGAGCAAAAAATGGGCTTTTGGAGCCAACTTTACGTTACAGACTGGACAACCAGTAACGTATCCAACTGGACAATATAACTATTTAGATGTTGTGGTTCCTAATTATGGTTTGCGCAATAGCAATAGATTGCCTACGTACCATCACTTGGATCTTTCGGCTACTTTGACTCCTAAATCAAATAGCAACAGAAACTGGAAAGGCGAATGGGTTTTTAGTGTTTACAATATTTATAATAGAAAAAATGCAGCTGCTATTAATTTTAGTCAAAATGCGGATACTGGCACAAATGAAGCCATAAAGACGTCTATTTTTGGGGTAGTTCCGGCTGTGAGTTATAATTTTAAATTTTAA
- the rplS gene encoding 50S ribosomal protein L19, whose product MADLMKFVKDEFVAKKDFPEFGAGDTITVYYEIKEGEKTRTQFFKGVVIQRRGSGNTETFTIRKMSGSVGVERIFPINLPALQKVEINKKGAVRRARIFYFRELTGKKAKIKDKRR is encoded by the coding sequence ATGGCAGATTTAATGAAATTCGTTAAAGACGAATTTGTAGCAAAAAAAGACTTTCCTGAATTTGGAGCTGGAGACACTATCACCGTTTATTACGAAATTAAAGAGGGTGAAAAAACAAGAACACAGTTCTTTAAAGGAGTTGTTATCCAAAGAAGAGGTTCTGGTAACACTGAAACTTTTACTATTCGTAAAATGTCAGGTTCTGTAGGTGTAGAACGTATCTTCCCTATTAATTTACCTGCTTTACAAAAAGTAGAAATTAACAAAAAAGGTGCCGTACGTAGAGCTAGAATTTTCTACTTTAGAGAACTTACTGGTAAAAAAGCAAAAATCAAAGACAAAAGAAGATAG
- a CDS encoding NADP-dependent isocitrate dehydrogenase: MTQKSKIVYTLTDEAPLLATYSFLPIVTAFTATAGIEIETEDISLAARILAQFPESLKPEQRVKDALTELGKLATSPEANIIKLPNISASVPQLKEAIAELQAHGYAIANYPEEPQNDAEKEIKKKYSKVLGSAVNPVLREGNSDRRAPKAVKNYAKVNPHSMGAWSADSKTKVASMEKDDFYGSEKSITLDHATDVKIEFVAANGKTTILKESTPLQAGEIVDTAVMHLKELKLFVAKAIAEAKEKNILLSVHLKATMMKVSDPILFGAIVEVYFAAVFEKYAALFAQLNMDTRNGLGDIYAKIAGHPQQAEVEAAIQQAIKNGPALAMVNSDKGITNLHVPSDVIVDASMPAMIRTSGQMWNKDGQLQDTLAIIPDRSYAGIYTATIDFCKKNGAFDPKTMGSVPNVGLMAQKAEEYGSHDKTFQMSEDGVVRVVDSKGAVLMEQAVAAKDIFRMCQAKDAPIQDWVKLAVNRARLSATPAVFWLDSNRAHDRQLIEKVTLYLKNHDTNGLDIQILNPIEATNFTLERIKKGQDTISVTGNVLRDYLTDLFPILELGTSAKMLSIVPLMNGGGLFETGAGGSAPKHVEQFTKEGYLRWDSLGEFLALGASLEHLGQSLNNTKAMVLSEALDNANDAFLRNDKSPSRKIGQIDNRGSHFYLAMYWAEALAAQNKNAELKATFTPIAAEFKNKETLINQELIAAQGKPQEIGGYYQPNPELTNKAMRPSATLNAILEQIA, from the coding sequence ATGACACAAAAATCCAAGATTGTTTACACATTGACTGACGAGGCTCCTTTGTTAGCAACTTATTCTTTTTTACCTATCGTTACGGCTTTTACAGCTACTGCTGGCATTGAAATTGAGACAGAAGACATCTCCTTAGCAGCACGTATTTTGGCGCAATTTCCGGAATCTTTAAAACCCGAACAAAGAGTAAAAGATGCCTTGACTGAATTAGGAAAACTAGCCACATCACCAGAGGCAAACATCATCAAATTACCCAATATATCTGCATCGGTACCGCAATTGAAAGAAGCAATTGCAGAATTACAAGCACATGGCTACGCTATTGCAAATTATCCTGAAGAACCACAAAATGATGCCGAGAAAGAGATTAAGAAAAAATATTCTAAAGTATTAGGCTCTGCAGTCAACCCAGTACTACGCGAAGGAAACTCGGATCGTAGGGCGCCAAAAGCAGTAAAAAATTATGCCAAAGTAAACCCGCACTCTATGGGGGCTTGGTCTGCAGATTCCAAAACTAAAGTAGCTAGCATGGAAAAGGACGATTTTTACGGAAGTGAAAAATCCATTACATTAGACCATGCTACAGATGTAAAAATTGAATTTGTTGCTGCAAACGGCAAAACCACCATTCTTAAAGAAAGTACGCCGCTGCAAGCAGGTGAAATAGTAGACACCGCAGTAATGCACTTAAAAGAGTTAAAACTATTTGTTGCAAAAGCGATTGCTGAGGCAAAAGAAAAAAACATTTTGTTATCCGTACACCTCAAGGCTACTATGATGAAGGTTTCGGACCCTATCCTCTTTGGAGCAATAGTAGAGGTTTATTTTGCCGCTGTTTTTGAAAAATATGCTGCCCTTTTTGCACAATTAAATATGGATACCCGCAATGGTTTAGGAGATATTTATGCCAAAATTGCCGGACACCCCCAACAAGCAGAAGTCGAAGCAGCAATCCAACAAGCCATAAAAAATGGTCCAGCTCTTGCAATGGTTAATTCAGACAAAGGTATTACCAATCTGCATGTTCCTTCGGATGTAATTGTAGACGCTTCTATGCCTGCAATGATCCGTACCTCTGGACAAATGTGGAACAAAGATGGCCAATTACAGGATACCTTAGCCATCATTCCGGACCGATCCTATGCCGGAATTTATACCGCAACTATCGATTTTTGCAAAAAGAATGGTGCCTTTGACCCAAAAACAATGGGAAGCGTACCTAACGTAGGATTAATGGCACAAAAAGCCGAAGAATACGGTTCCCATGATAAAACATTTCAAATGTCTGAAGATGGTGTTGTACGGGTTGTAGATTCCAAAGGAGCGGTACTAATGGAACAGGCTGTAGCTGCCAAAGATATTTTTAGAATGTGTCAGGCCAAAGATGCTCCTATTCAGGACTGGGTAAAACTAGCCGTAAATAGAGCACGTTTGTCTGCTACTCCAGCCGTTTTTTGGTTGGATTCTAATAGAGCACATGATAGGCAATTAATAGAAAAAGTAACTCTTTATTTAAAAAACCACGACACTAATGGTCTTGATATTCAAATTTTAAATCCTATTGAGGCAACTAATTTTACCTTAGAAAGAATTAAAAAAGGCCAAGATACTATCTCTGTTACCGGAAATGTGCTACGGGATTATTTAACCGATTTATTCCCTATTTTAGAACTAGGTACATCCGCAAAAATGCTGTCCATTGTTCCTTTAATGAACGGTGGTGGCTTGTTTGAAACTGGTGCTGGCGGGTCTGCTCCCAAACATGTAGAGCAATTTACCAAAGAAGGCTATTTGCGTTGGGATTCTTTAGGAGAGTTTTTGGCTCTTGGTGCTTCTTTAGAGCATTTAGGACAATCTCTAAACAATACTAAAGCAATGGTATTATCTGAAGCTTTAGATAATGCAAACGATGCTTTTTTAAGAAATGATAAGTCTCCAAGCAGAAAAATTGGACAAATTGACAACCGCGGTTCTCATTTTTATTTAGCAATGTATTGGGCCGAAGCACTTGCTGCGCAAAACAAAAATGCCGAATTAAAAGCTACTTTTACTCCAATTGCAGCCGAATTTAAAAACAAAGAAACCCTAATTAATCAAGAACTGATTGCAGCACAAGGAAAACCGCAAGAAATTGGCGGCTACTACCAACCCAATCCAGAACTAACCAATAAAGCCATGCGCCCTAGCGCCACATTAAATGCTATATTGGAACAGATTGCATAA
- a CDS encoding M3 family metallopeptidase, which translates to MKIVSNLILSSTMLVMVTSLQTSTAQNKSVQKTNPLLQKSSLQYQAPRFNVIKDKHFKPAFVYGLEVQAKEILAIATNPAQPTFQNTVLALETSGVDLKRATSVFYNLTGANTNPTLQALQAEYAPIFSAHSDNIYLNSKLYQRIKAIDPNTLKGEDQRLTAYYLQEFELAGANLSDADKEKMKKINEELATLGTLFGNKLLLARKEGAVLFDNPADLDGLSPNELAAAKAKATEAGHDGHYLIGLLNTTQQPVLQNLTNRASREKIFKSSWNRSQNNNEADTRDVLEKMARLRLQKANLMGKKNFAQWKLQDQMAQTPERAMDLIAKIATPAVAKAKAEAKEIQDLIDAQNGGFQLAPWDWNYYAEQVRKQKYDLDENQVKPYFELTTVLEKGVFFAATKMYGITFKERKDLPVYHPDVIAYEIFDKDAKSIAIYYLDFYTRDNKNGGAWMNNFVEQSHYLKQKPVIVNVYNFQKPANGTPALISFDNVITMFHEFGHTLHGLFANQNYTSLSGTAVPRDFVEFPSQINEHAALDPEVLKNYAIHYRTKAEIPQELIQKIKKAETFNKGYDVTELLAASALDMSWHSVSKPEDFKPTLDFETQALQKYGLLVDQVPTRYHSPYFAHIWSGGYSSGYYAYTWSKTLDYNVYDWMQANGGLTRENSERFRKYILSVGNSVDLNHAFKELIGHEMQIEPYLRNAGFLDK; encoded by the coding sequence ATGAAAATAGTATCCAATCTCATCTTATCCAGTACCATGCTGGTTATGGTTACGTCTTTGCAAACCAGCACTGCCCAAAACAAATCCGTCCAAAAGACCAATCCATTATTACAAAAAAGTAGTTTGCAATACCAAGCTCCCCGTTTTAATGTTATAAAAGACAAGCACTTTAAACCCGCCTTTGTGTATGGCTTAGAAGTTCAAGCAAAAGAAATACTAGCAATAGCTACTAACCCGGCGCAACCAACCTTTCAAAACACCGTACTAGCATTAGAAACCTCGGGAGTAGATTTAAAAAGAGCAACCAGTGTTTTTTATAATCTAACAGGAGCAAATACCAATCCAACCCTGCAAGCTTTACAAGCAGAGTATGCGCCCATTTTTTCGGCACATAGTGACAATATTTATCTAAATAGCAAATTATACCAACGCATCAAGGCAATAGATCCCAATACTCTAAAAGGAGAAGATCAAAGACTAACAGCCTATTATTTGCAAGAATTTGAACTCGCAGGAGCTAATCTATCCGATGCCGATAAAGAGAAAATGAAAAAAATAAATGAGGAACTAGCCACTCTAGGCACCTTATTTGGAAACAAATTATTACTGGCACGCAAAGAAGGAGCTGTTTTATTTGACAATCCTGCAGATTTAGATGGTCTAAGCCCCAATGAACTTGCTGCCGCCAAAGCCAAAGCCACAGAGGCAGGTCATGACGGACACTATTTAATAGGACTCTTAAACACCACCCAACAACCCGTATTACAAAACCTAACCAACCGCGCCTCCAGAGAAAAAATATTTAAATCCTCTTGGAACCGCTCTCAAAATAACAACGAAGCAGACACACGAGATGTGTTAGAAAAAATGGCAAGATTGCGATTGCAAAAAGCCAACCTAATGGGCAAAAAGAATTTTGCACAATGGAAACTACAAGACCAAATGGCACAAACCCCAGAGCGCGCCATGGATTTGATAGCCAAAATAGCCACTCCAGCCGTAGCCAAAGCCAAAGCCGAAGCCAAAGAAATCCAAGACCTTATAGATGCCCAAAATGGCGGTTTTCAACTAGCCCCTTGGGATTGGAACTACTATGCAGAACAAGTAAGAAAACAAAAATACGATTTAGATGAAAACCAAGTAAAACCGTATTTTGAATTAACCACCGTCTTAGAAAAAGGCGTCTTCTTTGCCGCAACCAAAATGTACGGAATCACCTTCAAAGAGCGCAAAGATTTACCCGTTTACCATCCAGATGTAATTGCCTACGAGATTTTTGACAAAGACGCCAAATCCATAGCCATCTACTACTTAGATTTTTATACCAGAGACAACAAAAACGGCGGTGCCTGGATGAACAACTTTGTAGAGCAATCCCATTATTTAAAACAAAAACCAGTAATTGTAAACGTTTATAACTTTCAAAAACCCGCCAATGGCACCCCAGCATTGATAAGTTTTGATAACGTAATTACCATGTTTCATGAATTTGGGCACACCCTGCACGGATTATTTGCAAATCAAAACTACACCAGCCTATCCGGAACAGCAGTTCCAAGAGACTTTGTAGAATTTCCGTCCCAAATCAACGAACACGCCGCCTTAGATCCCGAAGTATTAAAAAACTACGCCATACACTACCGCACCAAAGCCGAAATTCCTCAAGAACTAATCCAAAAAATCAAAAAAGCCGAAACCTTCAACAAAGGCTATGACGTAACCGAACTCCTAGCCGCCTCCGCCTTAGACATGAGCTGGCACAGCGTAAGCAAGCCCGAAGATTTCAAACCCACCTTAGATTTTGAAACCCAAGCCCTTCAAAAATACGGACTACTAGTAGACCAAGTACCCACCAGATACCACAGCCCCTATTTTGCCCACATTTGGAGCGGCGGATACTCCTCCGGATACTACGCCTACACCTGGTCCAAAACCCTAGACTACAACGTTTATGACTGGATGCAAGCCAACGGAGGTTTAACCCGAGAAAACAGCGAACGCTTCCGAAAATACATCCTATCGGTAGGCAACAGCGTAGATCTAAACCACGCCTTCAAAGAATTAATAGGCCACGAAATGCAAATAGAACCCTATCTAAGAAACGCAGGATTTTTAGACAAATAA
- a CDS encoding peptidylprolyl isomerase: MENGIYAKFNTAKGAILVKLEHELTPGTVGNFVALAEGNMENKVKPQGTKYYDGLKFHRVIPDFMIQGGCPQGTGTGDAGYKFDDEFHPSLKHDKPGVLAMANAGPGTNGSQFYITHVPTSWLDGKHTVFGQVVEGQDVVDAVAQGDSLDTLEILRVGEEAQNWNAIEAFITFKGARNKRDAALKAEAEAAMEKLAAGFEKTESGLRYQFIQRGEGKQAVAGKTVAVHYEGSLENGKVFDSSYPRKKPIEFKLGQGQVIEGWDEGIALLKVGDKARFVIPSDLGYGSRGAGGAIPPNATLIFDVELMDVK; encoded by the coding sequence ATGGAAAACGGAATATACGCAAAATTTAACACCGCCAAAGGTGCTATTTTAGTAAAACTAGAGCATGAATTAACCCCAGGAACCGTAGGGAACTTTGTAGCACTTGCAGAAGGAAACATGGAAAACAAAGTAAAACCACAAGGCACCAAATACTACGATGGATTAAAATTCCATAGAGTAATTCCAGATTTTATGATCCAAGGCGGTTGCCCACAAGGTACCGGAACAGGAGATGCAGGCTACAAATTTGACGACGAATTCCACCCAAGTCTAAAGCATGACAAACCAGGCGTACTAGCAATGGCAAACGCAGGACCAGGCACCAACGGCTCCCAATTTTACATCACACACGTTCCAACCTCTTGGTTAGACGGCAAACACACCGTTTTTGGACAAGTAGTAGAAGGACAAGACGTAGTAGACGCCGTAGCGCAAGGAGACAGTCTAGACACCCTAGAGATTCTTAGAGTAGGCGAAGAGGCACAAAACTGGAACGCAATAGAAGCCTTTATTACCTTCAAAGGAGCACGTAACAAAAGAGATGCCGCATTAAAGGCCGAAGCCGAAGCTGCCATGGAAAAACTAGCTGCAGGCTTTGAAAAAACAGAAAGCGGACTACGGTACCAATTTATCCAAAGAGGTGAAGGCAAACAAGCCGTTGCTGGAAAAACCGTTGCAGTTCATTATGAAGGATCTTTAGAAAACGGAAAAGTTTTTGATTCCTCATACCCAAGAAAAAAACCAATTGAATTCAAATTAGGGCAAGGACAAGTAATTGAAGGATGGGACGAAGGTATTGCTTTACTAAAAGTAGGAGACAAAGCCCGTTTTGTGATTCCTTCGGATTTAGGTTACGGATCCCGTGGAGCAGGTGGTGCCATACCACCAAACGCAACACTAATTTTTGACGTAGAACTAATGGACGTTAAATAA
- the trmD gene encoding tRNA (guanosine(37)-N1)-methyltransferase TrmD encodes MRIDIITVLPELLKSPFEASILKRAIDKGLVEVHFHNLRDYTTNKQKSVDDYPYGGGAGMVMTVQPIDACITHLKSQRAYDEIIYMSPDGETLNQKMANTMSMYQNIILLCGHYKGVDQRARDHFITKEISIGDYVLSGGELGALVLSDALIRLIPGVLSDETSALTDSFQDNLLSPPIYTRPADYKGWKVPEVLTSGNFAKIDKWREDMAYQHTKNRRPDLLDE; translated from the coding sequence ATGCGTATTGATATTATTACGGTTTTGCCAGAATTATTAAAAAGTCCTTTTGAGGCTTCCATCCTTAAGCGAGCCATTGATAAGGGTTTGGTAGAGGTTCATTTTCATAATTTACGGGATTATACCACCAACAAACAAAAAAGTGTGGATGATTATCCGTATGGCGGCGGTGCAGGAATGGTAATGACGGTACAACCCATTGATGCGTGTATCACTCACTTAAAGAGCCAGCGTGCTTATGATGAGATTATATATATGTCTCCGGATGGCGAAACTTTAAATCAAAAAATGGCCAATACCATGTCTATGTACCAAAATATCATTTTGCTTTGTGGCCATTACAAAGGAGTAGACCAACGGGCACGAGATCATTTTATTACCAAAGAAATCTCTATAGGAGATTATGTTTTGTCCGGGGGAGAATTAGGCGCTTTAGTTTTATCCGATGCCTTAATACGCTTGATTCCGGGGGTATTGAGTGACGAGACCTCTGCCTTGACGGATAGTTTTCAGGATAATTTGTTGTCGCCGCCTATTTATACCAGACCTGCAGATTACAAAGGCTGGAAAGTCCCGGAGGTCTTAACCAGTGGTAACTTTGCCAAAATTGATAAATGGCGCGAGGATATGGCCTACCAACATACTAAAAACAGACGCCCTGATTTATTGGACGAATAA
- a CDS encoding DUF4249 domain-containing protein, giving the protein MKKTNLIISLLLLLFLSSCEEVVSVDLKPEAPRLVIEAAINWQKGTDGKQQKIKLSTTTSFFSSQIPTVSDAVVVVKNSNGMAFVFKELSNSGEYVCDHFIPVIGQEYSLSVTLNNTVYTATETLQGVAAIDEVTQTNEGGITRDEVQIKTFFKDPLEQDNYYFFRYTYPENFRQDLSVTDDDLFKGNRFFSLSQKEDLKPGDAVKITHYGVSRKYYNYLQILTSIAGGNSGGPFQSPPTTLRGNIVNTTNKEQYPLGFFSVSETDSRTYIIQ; this is encoded by the coding sequence ATGAAAAAGACCAACCTAATTATAAGCTTGTTGCTGTTGCTTTTTTTGAGTAGTTGCGAAGAAGTGGTCTCGGTGGACCTGAAACCAGAAGCACCTCGCTTGGTTATTGAAGCTGCTATAAATTGGCAAAAAGGCACTGACGGTAAACAGCAGAAAATAAAATTATCTACTACTACTTCGTTTTTTAGTAGCCAGATTCCTACTGTATCTGATGCTGTGGTAGTGGTTAAAAACTCCAATGGAATGGCTTTTGTGTTTAAGGAGTTGTCAAATAGTGGGGAATATGTGTGTGACCACTTTATTCCTGTTATTGGTCAAGAGTACAGCCTTAGTGTAACACTAAATAATACGGTGTATACCGCTACCGAAACCCTACAAGGCGTAGCCGCTATTGATGAGGTAACCCAAACTAATGAAGGCGGAATTACTCGAGATGAAGTACAGATTAAAACGTTTTTTAAGGATCCTTTAGAACAGGATAATTATTATTTTTTTAGGTATACTTATCCCGAAAATTTTCGACAAGATCTATCGGTGACTGATGATGACTTGTTTAAAGGGAATCGATTTTTTAGTTTGTCTCAAAAAGAGGATTTGAAGCCTGGAGATGCGGTAAAAATAACGCATTATGGGGTGTCCAGAAAGTATTACAATTACTTACAGATTTTAACTAGTATTGCCGGTGGTAATAGTGGCGGACCGTTTCAATCTCCGCCTACTACTTTGAGAGGAAATATCGTGAATACTACCAATAAGGAGCAGTATCCTTTGGGGTTTTTCTCTGTTAGCGAAACAGATTCTAGAACATATATTATACAATAA